From a region of the Citricoccus muralis genome:
- a CDS encoding HelD family protein: MHQTELEHEREYVAGLYERLDELRAEKERQLARVRKDGPQGSVQNVSERDAFASLYEDRLAQLYAVDDRLVFGRLDMDEGDERYIGRIGLTDEDQVRLMVDWRAPEAGAFYQATAHQRLGVRRRRHLMLRGRTVADLEDDVLDATLLDDESTHHGAGALLAAVTARRTGQMGDIVATIQAEQDAIIRSPLKGVLVVQGGPGTGKTAVALHRAAYLLYTHRERLKTAGVLLVGPSQSFMRYIDRVLPSLGETGVVMSSLGRLMPGIKAVPETDRRVAKVKGRLFMAEVVANAVANRQRLPDGPRRVDVGGTTLTIRPKQVRRARDRARATGKPHNEARTTFVKIMVRELADQLKDKLEKSSGVGNNIDRAYLSEDVRTSRDVRIALNLCWMPLTPEKLLTDLFSHPGHLEMAAPFLKAKHRRRLLRAADAPWTEADVPLLDEAAELLGEWDASAGRHQATQQADRKRDVANAEATLENVHAMLEDFGVDGVVSAEALADANQAGDHYVSAAERAATDRTWTYGHVVVDESQELSPMQWRLLMRRCPLKSFTIVGDIAQASSAANVTSWAEALEPFVLDRWHLEELTVNYRTPAKITRLAARVAQEAGLPVSNPQAVREGDWEPTVSRVAPEDRQDALLSGIAEDLERIDGGLLAVIAPVSLEGQITTMLRAKYGDRVGSGGGGLGQDIVATTPGEAKGLEFDAVVLLEPAQIVAEAGGIVGDLYVAMTRSTQTLRILATGELPAGLE; the protein is encoded by the coding sequence ATCCACCAGACCGAACTGGAGCATGAGCGCGAATACGTCGCCGGGCTCTATGAGCGCCTGGACGAACTGCGTGCTGAGAAGGAACGTCAACTGGCCCGCGTCCGCAAGGACGGCCCGCAGGGCTCGGTGCAGAACGTCTCCGAGCGTGATGCGTTCGCCAGCCTCTACGAGGACCGCCTCGCCCAGCTCTACGCCGTCGACGACCGGCTGGTGTTCGGCCGCCTGGACATGGACGAAGGCGATGAACGCTACATCGGGCGCATCGGCCTGACGGACGAGGACCAGGTCCGGCTCATGGTCGACTGGAGGGCCCCCGAGGCCGGAGCCTTCTACCAGGCCACCGCCCATCAACGGCTGGGGGTGCGCCGCCGCCGCCACCTGATGCTGCGCGGTCGCACCGTGGCCGATCTCGAGGACGACGTCCTGGACGCCACGCTGCTGGACGATGAATCGACCCATCACGGCGCCGGTGCCCTCCTGGCGGCCGTCACGGCCCGGCGCACCGGCCAGATGGGTGACATCGTCGCCACCATCCAGGCCGAACAGGACGCCATCATCCGCTCGCCCCTCAAGGGCGTGCTGGTGGTACAGGGCGGTCCCGGCACCGGCAAGACGGCCGTGGCCCTGCACCGCGCCGCCTACCTGCTCTACACCCACCGCGAACGGTTGAAGACGGCGGGCGTGCTGCTCGTGGGGCCATCCCAGTCGTTCATGCGCTACATCGACCGCGTGCTGCCCTCCCTCGGCGAGACCGGCGTGGTCATGTCCTCCCTCGGCCGGCTGATGCCCGGAATCAAGGCCGTCCCCGAGACGGACCGGCGCGTCGCGAAGGTGAAGGGCCGGCTGTTCATGGCCGAGGTGGTGGCCAACGCCGTGGCCAATCGCCAGCGCCTCCCGGACGGGCCGCGCCGGGTGGACGTCGGCGGGACCACCCTGACCATCCGCCCGAAGCAGGTCCGCCGTGCTCGCGACCGGGCCCGGGCCACGGGCAAGCCGCACAATGAGGCCCGCACCACGTTCGTCAAGATCATGGTGCGCGAGCTCGCCGACCAGTTGAAGGACAAGCTGGAGAAGTCCTCCGGAGTGGGCAACAACATCGATCGCGCCTACCTCTCCGAGGACGTCCGCACGTCTCGGGACGTGCGCATCGCCCTCAACCTGTGCTGGATGCCGCTGACCCCGGAGAAGCTCCTCACGGACCTGTTCTCTCATCCTGGACACCTGGAGATGGCCGCCCCGTTCCTCAAGGCGAAACACCGGCGCCGCCTGCTGCGTGCGGCCGACGCTCCTTGGACCGAGGCGGACGTCCCGCTGCTGGACGAGGCAGCCGAGTTGTTGGGGGAGTGGGACGCCAGCGCCGGCCGTCATCAGGCCACCCAGCAGGCCGACCGCAAACGGGACGTGGCCAACGCGGAGGCCACCCTGGAGAACGTCCACGCCATGCTCGAGGACTTCGGGGTGGACGGCGTGGTCTCCGCCGAGGCCCTGGCTGACGCCAACCAGGCCGGGGACCACTACGTCTCCGCTGCCGAGCGGGCCGCCACGGATCGCACCTGGACCTACGGACACGTGGTGGTCGACGAGTCTCAGGAACTCTCGCCCATGCAGTGGCGGTTGCTCATGCGCCGCTGCCCGCTGAAGTCGTTCACCATCGTCGGGGATATCGCCCAGGCCTCCTCGGCGGCCAACGTGACGTCCTGGGCCGAAGCCCTCGAGCCGTTCGTCCTGGACCGCTGGCACCTGGAGGAACTGACGGTGAACTACCGCACCCCGGCCAAGATCACCCGGCTGGCCGCACGCGTGGCCCAGGAGGCCGGCCTGCCGGTGTCCAACCCGCAAGCCGTGCGCGAGGGGGATTGGGAGCCGACGGTCAGCCGGGTGGCCCCTGAGGACCGGCAGGATGCCCTGTTGTCCGGCATCGCCGAAGACCTGGAACGGATCGACGGCGGCCTGCTCGCCGTGATCGCACCCGTCTCCCTCGAAGGCCAGATCACCACCATGCTGCGGGCGAAGTACGGCGATCGGGTCGGCTCCGGCGGCGGGGGACTGGGCCAGGACATCGTGGCCACCACCCCCGGCGAGGCCAAGGGGCTGGAATTCGACGCGGTCGTACTGCTCGAGCCAGCCCAGATCGTGGCGGAGGCCGGCGGTATCGTCGGCGACCTCTATGTGGCCATGACCCGGTCCACCCAGACACTGCGGATCCTGGCCACCGGCGAACTGCCGGCCGGGCTGGAGTAG
- a CDS encoding DNA-3-methyladenine glycosylase, protein MTLRGLEPLERGSLHAAPLLLGSTLTVARQGAPVSVRLTEVEAYEGARDPGSHGFRGRTARTATMFGPVGHIYVYFTYGMHWCVNIVCGPEGTSSGVLLRAGEVVSGMDTALERRGAGAEAGPAGRHRPARTARQLASGPARLAQALGIGAGDDGSALLLGPAPGQGLDPSPGQPAPDGIWLSGLRSRRRPGTLSGPRTGVSGEGGGPDYPWRFWLPDEPSVSPYRAAKPRRRRESREERRD, encoded by the coding sequence GTGACCCTGAGAGGACTGGAGCCCCTGGAACGCGGGAGCCTGCACGCGGCACCGCTGCTGCTGGGCTCCACGCTGACCGTCGCCCGTCAGGGGGCGCCGGTCAGCGTGCGCCTGACGGAGGTCGAGGCCTACGAAGGCGCCCGCGACCCCGGTTCGCACGGCTTCCGGGGGCGCACCGCCCGCACGGCCACCATGTTCGGGCCGGTCGGTCACATCTACGTGTACTTCACCTACGGGATGCACTGGTGCGTGAACATCGTGTGCGGTCCGGAGGGAACCAGCTCGGGTGTGCTGTTGCGCGCCGGCGAGGTGGTCTCGGGGATGGACACCGCCCTCGAGCGCCGCGGCGCCGGTGCCGAGGCCGGTCCTGCAGGCCGCCACCGACCGGCCAGGACCGCCCGACAACTGGCCTCCGGCCCGGCCCGCCTGGCCCAGGCACTGGGCATCGGGGCCGGCGACGACGGCTCAGCCCTGCTCCTCGGTCCGGCACCCGGCCAGGGGCTGGACCCGTCCCCGGGGCAGCCGGCGCCGGACGGGATCTGGTTGTCCGGACTGCGGTCCCGACGCCGGCCGGGGACCCTGAGCGGTCCACGCACCGGGGTCTCCGGCGAGGGTGGCGGACCGGACTACCCGTGGCGTTTCTGGCTGCCGGATGAGCCCTCGGTGTCTCCCTACCGGGCGGCCAAGCCCCGGCGTCGTCGGGAGAGCCGGGAAGAGAGACGGGATTAA
- the argH gene encoding argininosuccinate lyase — protein MSENHPGSEAAGRPGPAERHGTNEGSLWGGRFAGGPADALAALSKSTDFDWRLARYDIAGSRAHARVLQEAGLLDDGELRGMLAALDRLEDDVVSGAYVASEADEDVHGSLERGLIERAGPELGGKLRAGRSRNDQIATLGRMFLRDHARVIAARLVETIDALVAQAEAHPYAPMPGRTHLQHAQPVLLSHHLLAHAWAMARDVERFVDWDRRAAVSPYGSGALAGSSLGLDPNAVATELGFDSAAWNSIDGTAARDVFAEFAWVSAMVGVDLSRISEEIIFWATKEAGFVTLDDAYSTGSSIMPQKKNPDVAELARGKSGRLIGNLTGLLATLKGLPLAYNRDLQEDKEPVFDAADTLELLLPAVSGMIATLTFNTEKMAELAPQGFALATDIAEWLVRQGVPFREAHELSGEAVKLAESRGAELWDLTDEDYASISPALTPEVRTVLSTEGSLNSRSAQGGTAPVAVAAQLSELKSQLEPLRAFGDSSVLP, from the coding sequence GTGTCGGAGAACCACCCGGGCTCCGAGGCCGCAGGACGGCCCGGGCCGGCGGAACGCCACGGCACCAACGAGGGCTCATTGTGGGGCGGCCGGTTCGCCGGCGGTCCCGCCGATGCCCTTGCGGCGTTGAGCAAGTCCACCGACTTCGACTGGCGGCTGGCCCGGTATGACATCGCCGGATCCCGGGCCCACGCCCGGGTGCTGCAGGAGGCCGGCCTGCTCGATGACGGAGAGCTCCGGGGCATGCTGGCCGCCCTCGACCGCCTGGAGGACGATGTCGTCTCGGGTGCCTATGTCGCCTCCGAGGCGGATGAGGACGTGCACGGCTCCCTGGAGCGTGGACTCATCGAGCGGGCCGGGCCGGAGTTGGGCGGCAAGCTCCGCGCCGGCCGGTCCCGCAACGACCAGATCGCCACGCTGGGCCGGATGTTCCTGCGCGACCACGCTCGGGTCATCGCCGCCCGCCTGGTGGAGACGATCGACGCCCTGGTGGCCCAGGCCGAGGCGCACCCGTACGCGCCGATGCCCGGCCGGACGCACCTGCAGCACGCGCAACCGGTGCTGCTGAGCCATCATCTGCTGGCCCATGCCTGGGCGATGGCCCGGGACGTGGAACGCTTCGTGGACTGGGACCGCCGTGCGGCCGTGTCGCCCTACGGCTCGGGTGCCCTGGCCGGGTCCTCGCTCGGGCTGGATCCGAACGCGGTCGCCACCGAGCTCGGATTCGACTCCGCGGCCTGGAACTCGATCGACGGCACCGCCGCCCGGGACGTCTTCGCGGAGTTCGCCTGGGTGAGTGCCATGGTCGGCGTGGACCTGTCCCGTATCAGTGAGGAGATCATCTTCTGGGCCACCAAGGAGGCCGGCTTCGTCACCCTGGACGATGCCTACTCCACCGGCTCCTCGATCATGCCGCAGAAGAAGAACCCGGACGTCGCCGAACTGGCGCGCGGCAAGTCCGGGCGCCTGATCGGCAACCTGACCGGGCTGCTGGCGACCCTCAAGGGGCTGCCGCTGGCGTACAACCGTGACCTGCAGGAGGACAAGGAGCCGGTCTTCGATGCCGCGGACACCCTGGAGCTGTTGCTGCCCGCGGTCTCCGGGATGATCGCGACGCTGACCTTCAACACGGAGAAGATGGCAGAGCTGGCGCCGCAGGGATTCGCCCTGGCCACGGACATCGCGGAATGGCTGGTCCGCCAGGGCGTGCCGTTCCGCGAGGCCCACGAGCTGTCCGGCGAGGCGGTCAAGCTGGCCGAGTCCCGTGGCGCGGAGTTGTGGGACCTCACGGACGAGGACTATGCCTCCATCTCCCCGGCGCTGACCCCGGAGGTCCGCACGGTCCTGTCCACCGAGGGCTCACTCAACTCCCGCAGCGCGCAGGGCGGCACCGCCCCGGTGGCCGTCGCGGCGCAGCTGTCCGAGCTCAAGTCCCAGCTGGAACCGCTGCGCGCCTTCGGGGACTCCTCGGTCCTTCCGTGA
- a CDS encoding argininosuccinate synthase produces the protein MTERIVLAYSGGLDTSVAIGWISEATGAEVIAVAVDVGQGGEDLETIRQRALDCGAVEAYVADARDEFAEQYCMPTLKANGLYMDAYPLVSAISRPVIVRHLVAAARQFGASTVAHGCTGKGNDQVRFEVGIQTLGPDLKCIAPVRDLALTRDKAIEYAERHELPIVTTKKNPFSIDQNVWGRAVETGFLEDIWNGPTKDVYDYSDDPAFPPAPDVVTVTFDQGVPTALDGRSLSALQIIEEMNRRAGAQGIGRIDIVEDRLVGIKSREIYEAPGAMALMTAHRELENVTLEREQARFKKTVDQRWTEIVYDGQWFSPLKKNLDTFVDETQKYVSGDIRMEMHGGRATVQGRRSDTGLYDFSLATYDEGDAFDQSSARGFIDIYGLSSKVATERDERVAGDVDSLSDVAQLSNES, from the coding sequence ATGACAGAGCGCATCGTCTTGGCCTATTCGGGCGGACTGGATACGTCGGTGGCCATCGGTTGGATCAGCGAGGCCACGGGTGCCGAGGTGATCGCCGTGGCCGTGGACGTGGGTCAGGGCGGCGAGGATCTGGAGACCATCCGCCAGCGCGCCCTCGACTGCGGTGCCGTCGAGGCCTATGTCGCGGATGCCCGGGACGAGTTCGCCGAGCAGTACTGCATGCCCACACTCAAGGCCAACGGCCTGTACATGGATGCCTATCCGCTGGTCTCGGCTATCTCTCGGCCGGTCATCGTGCGCCACCTGGTCGCCGCCGCCCGCCAGTTCGGGGCCTCCACCGTGGCCCACGGCTGCACCGGCAAGGGCAATGACCAGGTGCGCTTCGAGGTCGGCATCCAGACCCTGGGCCCGGACCTCAAGTGCATCGCGCCGGTCCGGGACCTCGCCCTGACCCGGGACAAGGCCATCGAGTATGCCGAGCGTCATGAGCTGCCGATCGTCACCACGAAGAAGAACCCCTTCTCGATCGACCAGAACGTCTGGGGCCGTGCCGTGGAGACCGGCTTCCTCGAGGACATCTGGAACGGACCGACCAAGGACGTCTACGACTACTCGGACGACCCGGCCTTCCCGCCGGCCCCGGACGTGGTCACCGTGACCTTCGACCAGGGCGTGCCCACCGCCCTGGACGGCCGTTCTCTCTCCGCGTTGCAGATCATCGAGGAGATGAACCGCCGCGCCGGCGCCCAGGGCATCGGTCGCATCGATATCGTCGAGGATCGCCTGGTCGGCATCAAGTCCCGTGAGATCTACGAGGCCCCCGGCGCGATGGCGCTCATGACCGCCCACCGGGAACTGGAGAACGTGACGCTCGAGCGCGAGCAGGCCCGCTTCAAGAAGACCGTGGACCAGCGCTGGACCGAGATCGTCTATGACGGCCAGTGGTTCTCCCCGCTGAAGAAGAACCTGGACACCTTCGTGGACGAGACCCAGAAGTACGTCTCCGGCGACATCCGCATGGAGATGCACGGCGGCCGCGCCACCGTGCAGGGACGCCGCTCCGACACCGGCCTGTACGACTTCAGCCTGGCCACCTACGACGAGGGCGATGCCTTCGACCAGTCCTCAGCCCGCGGGTTCATCGACATCTACGGCCTGTCCTCGAAGGTCGCCACCGAACGCGACGAGCGCGTGGCCGGGGACGTGGACTCGCTGTCCGACGTCGCCCAGCTCTCGAACGAGAGCTGA
- a CDS encoding ankyrin repeat domain-containing protein has product MTSDTPHANQSDDQPTANSTPELTDEELEFLNSLFDLARAGDGDRLLPVLDQGVPVDLANHKGDTLLILATYNNHPGLVTALIRRGADVHRLNGRGQSALSCAVFVQNEESVRALLAAGADPDEGPVSARAAVDMFGLDSMRALLDDPELRA; this is encoded by the coding sequence ATGACGAGCGATACCCCACACGCCAACCAGTCCGACGACCAGCCGACAGCGAACAGCACGCCGGAACTGACCGACGAGGAGCTGGAATTCCTGAACTCCCTCTTCGACTTGGCCCGCGCCGGAGACGGCGACCGCCTGCTGCCCGTCCTCGACCAAGGCGTCCCTGTCGACCTCGCCAACCACAAGGGCGACACCCTGTTGATCCTCGCGACCTACAACAACCATCCGGGACTGGTGACGGCCCTGATCAGGCGGGGCGCCGACGTGCATCGGCTCAACGGCCGCGGACAGTCAGCCCTGTCCTGCGCAGTCTTCGTGCAGAACGAGGAGTCGGTGCGGGCGCTCCTGGCAGCCGGTGCGGACCCGGACGAAGGCCCCGTGAGTGCCCGCGCCGCCGTCGACATGTTCGGGCTCGATTCCATGCGGGCACTCCTGGACGATCCCGAGCTCCGCGCATGA
- the rpf gene encoding resuscitation-promoting factor Rpf, protein MQKTSTASQSTRRTIIRRSAAGLAGVAVAGAGLTALSAPATAAPASSWDSLAQCESGGNWSINTGNGYYGGLQFSPSSWSAAGGSGMPHQASKAEQIRVAENLLSMQGWGAWPACSAKLGLYGNGGSAEVTTQSAETSSQTQEAAPKVEKKQSAPKVEKKQAEPKQQAPQQQAPVQEERASAVSPVEQSDETITVQAGDTMYKLAEAHGVDGGWEALYAANADTVSDANLIFVGQTLHLPA, encoded by the coding sequence ATGCAGAAGACTTCCACTGCCTCCCAGTCCACTCGCCGCACCATCATCCGCCGCTCGGCCGCAGGCCTCGCCGGCGTTGCTGTCGCCGGCGCCGGCCTGACCGCCCTCTCCGCACCCGCCACCGCCGCCCCGGCCTCCAGCTGGGACTCCCTGGCCCAGTGTGAGTCCGGCGGCAACTGGTCCATCAACACCGGCAACGGCTACTACGGCGGCCTGCAGTTCTCGCCGAGCTCCTGGAGCGCCGCCGGCGGCTCCGGCATGCCGCACCAGGCCTCCAAGGCCGAGCAGATCCGCGTGGCCGAGAACCTGCTCTCCATGCAGGGTTGGGGCGCCTGGCCTGCCTGCTCCGCCAAGCTGGGCCTCTACGGCAACGGCGGCAGCGCCGAGGTCACCACCCAGTCGGCCGAGACCTCTTCCCAGACCCAGGAGGCCGCTCCGAAGGTCGAGAAGAAGCAGAGCGCTCCGAAGGTCGAGAAGAAGCAGGCCGAGCCGAAGCAGCAGGCACCGCAGCAGCAGGCTCCGGTCCAGGAGGAGCGCGCCTCCGCCGTTTCCCCGGTCGAGCAGTCGGACGAGACCATCACCGTCCAGGCCGGCGACACCATGTACAAGCTGGCAGAGGCCCACGGGGTCGACGGCGGCTGGGAGGCCCTGTACGCGGCCAACGCCGACACCGTGTCTGATGCCAACCTGATCTTCGTCGGCCAGACCCTGCACCTGCCGGCCTGA
- the argR gene encoding arginine repressor has translation MSAPATKTARQAAIKDVLAATDVHSQAELLAELSARGVSVTQGTLSRDLVELGAYRVRADSGQLVYSVPPEGPVPGDLAARRAPEALEHRLSSLCRDLLVAAESSANLVILRTPPGAAQFLASVIDQSRQPDILGTIAGDDTIMIVTRAPDGGVAVAGRFLEYAG, from the coding sequence ATGAGCGCTCCGGCCACGAAGACCGCACGTCAGGCGGCCATCAAGGACGTCCTCGCCGCTACCGACGTGCACAGCCAGGCCGAGCTGCTGGCCGAGCTGAGCGCCCGCGGTGTGTCGGTGACGCAGGGAACGCTGTCCCGTGATCTCGTCGAACTGGGCGCCTACCGGGTGCGCGCTGACAGCGGACAGCTGGTCTACTCGGTTCCGCCGGAGGGGCCGGTGCCGGGCGATCTCGCCGCGCGGCGAGCTCCGGAGGCCCTGGAGCACCGGCTCTCCAGCCTGTGCCGGGACCTGCTGGTGGCGGCTGAATCCAGCGCCAACCTGGTCATTCTCCGGACCCCGCCCGGCGCGGCGCAGTTCCTCGCCAGCGTCATCGACCAGTCACGCCAGCCGGACATCCTCGGCACGATTGCCGGGGATGACACGATCATGATCGTGACGCGTGCGCCGGACGGGGGAGTCGCCGTCGCCGGGCGGTTCCTCGAATACGCGGGGTAG
- the argF gene encoding ornithine carbamoyltransferase, with product MTPSTTPSAAPLRHFLVDTDLTAAEQSEVLDLAQAMKADRYLHRPLAGPQTGIVFFDKTSTRTRVSFAAGIADLGGQPLIVNPGEAQLGHKESIADTAQVLSRMVSVIVWRTYAQAGLEEMAEHATVPVINALSDDYHPCQLLADLLTVREHKGRTEGLVMTYLGDAANNMANSYLLAGVTAGMHVRVTGPSGYLPDAAVVAAAEARAAETGGSVLVTTDAAQALDGADVVVTDTWISMGQEEEKEARQTLFRDYAVDARAMAKAAPDAVFLHCLPAYRGLEVSAEVIDGPQSVVFDEAENRLHAQKALMAWLLYRSGLATAPATESAGAALGDGSVSTAGSADVR from the coding sequence ATGACCCCCAGCACCACGCCGTCCGCGGCACCACTCCGGCACTTCCTCGTCGACACCGACCTCACCGCGGCCGAACAGTCAGAGGTCCTGGACCTGGCGCAGGCCATGAAGGCGGACCGCTACCTGCACCGGCCCCTGGCCGGGCCGCAGACCGGCATCGTGTTCTTCGACAAGACCTCGACCCGGACGCGGGTGTCCTTCGCCGCGGGCATCGCCGACCTCGGCGGGCAGCCCCTGATCGTCAATCCCGGTGAAGCCCAGCTGGGCCACAAGGAGTCCATTGCGGACACCGCCCAGGTGCTGTCCCGGATGGTGTCCGTCATCGTCTGGCGCACATACGCCCAAGCGGGTCTGGAGGAGATGGCCGAGCACGCCACCGTGCCCGTGATCAACGCCCTCTCAGACGACTACCACCCCTGCCAATTGCTGGCCGACCTGTTGACGGTGCGCGAGCACAAGGGGCGCACGGAGGGCTTGGTCATGACCTACCTCGGGGACGCCGCGAACAACATGGCCAACTCATACCTGCTGGCCGGCGTGACCGCAGGGATGCACGTGCGGGTCACGGGCCCCTCGGGATACCTGCCGGACGCGGCCGTGGTAGCGGCCGCCGAGGCCCGTGCCGCCGAGACCGGGGGATCGGTGCTGGTCACGACCGATGCCGCGCAGGCCCTGGACGGCGCCGACGTCGTGGTCACCGACACCTGGATCTCCATGGGCCAGGAAGAGGAGAAGGAGGCCCGGCAGACCCTGTTCCGTGACTACGCCGTGGACGCCCGCGCCATGGCGAAGGCCGCGCCGGATGCGGTGTTCCTGCACTGCCTTCCGGCCTACCGGGGCCTCGAGGTCTCTGCGGAGGTCATCGACGGACCGCAGTCAGTCGTGTTCGACGAGGCCGAGAACCGCCTGCATGCCCAGAAGGCCCTGATGGCCTGGCTGCTCTACCGTTCTGGCCTTGCCACCGCGCCGGCCACCGAGTCGGCTGGTGCGGCGCTCGGGGACGGAAGTGTCTCCACCGCCGGGTCTGCTGACGTCCGATGA
- a CDS encoding acetylornithine transaminase, translating to MNESTAGATAATAATAPAGSTAAPAATVTGAPSQAGLLGRYASSLTGVFGAPSRVLVRGEGVHVWDADGRRYTDFLGGIAVNALGHAHPALVAAVTEQLGTLGHISNLFTSGPQIALAERLLELAVAPEGSTVFFANSGSEANEAALKLARRHGREDPSGRRARVLALEHSFHGRTLGALAMTWKPTYREPFEPLPGGIEFIPAGDAAALEAALDETVAAVIIEPVQGESGVHGWPAGYLQAARDLTRRHGALLIFDEVQSGTGRTGTWFAHQNPAVTGQDEPVVPDAMTLAKGLGGGVPIGAMISFGPQVSALLTAGQHGTTFGGNPVATAAGLAVLDTIAQTGLLQHVHDLGARLARGLGAVDGVTAVRQYGLLIGVDITVPSGVETPVPDGGLAPAVVRAGLEAGYLLNATGPSTLRLAPPLVLGEEEADRLVADLPSLLDAVLQAHQQQHDQEN from the coding sequence ACCGCTGGCGCCACCGCTGCCACCGCTGCCACGGCACCTGCAGGCTCCACGGCAGCCCCTGCCGCCACCGTAACCGGCGCCCCCTCCCAGGCGGGACTGCTCGGGCGCTATGCCTCCTCGCTGACCGGCGTCTTCGGTGCCCCCAGCCGGGTCCTGGTCCGTGGCGAGGGCGTGCATGTCTGGGATGCCGACGGCCGCAGGTACACGGACTTCCTCGGCGGTATCGCCGTCAACGCGCTCGGCCACGCCCACCCGGCCCTCGTCGCGGCGGTGACCGAGCAGCTCGGCACGCTGGGCCACATCTCCAACCTCTTCACCTCCGGCCCGCAGATCGCCCTCGCCGAGCGGCTGCTGGAGCTGGCCGTGGCCCCTGAGGGGTCCACCGTGTTCTTCGCCAACTCCGGATCCGAGGCCAATGAGGCCGCCCTGAAGCTGGCGCGCCGCCACGGCCGCGAGGATCCCTCCGGGCGCCGCGCCCGGGTCCTGGCCCTGGAGCACAGCTTCCACGGCCGCACCCTCGGCGCCCTGGCCATGACGTGGAAGCCCACGTACCGTGAGCCGTTCGAACCCCTGCCCGGGGGCATCGAGTTCATTCCCGCCGGTGACGCGGCCGCGCTGGAGGCCGCGCTCGATGAGACCGTGGCCGCCGTCATCATCGAACCCGTGCAGGGCGAGTCCGGCGTGCACGGCTGGCCGGCCGGCTACCTGCAGGCCGCCCGGGACCTCACCCGCCGTCACGGCGCGCTGTTGATCTTCGACGAGGTCCAGTCCGGCACCGGCCGCACCGGGACCTGGTTCGCCCACCAGAACCCCGCTGTCACCGGACAGGATGAGCCGGTAGTGCCGGACGCGATGACGCTGGCCAAGGGCCTGGGCGGCGGCGTCCCGATCGGCGCCATGATCAGCTTCGGCCCGCAGGTCTCCGCCTTGCTCACGGCCGGTCAGCACGGCACCACCTTCGGCGGCAACCCCGTCGCCACTGCCGCCGGGCTGGCGGTGCTGGACACGATCGCCCAGACCGGTCTGCTGCAGCACGTCCATGACCTCGGCGCCCGGCTGGCACGCGGGCTCGGCGCCGTGGACGGGGTCACCGCGGTGCGCCAGTACGGCCTGCTCATCGGCGTGGACATCACCGTGCCCTCCGGTGTGGAAACCCCGGTGCCCGACGGCGGTCTGGCACCGGCCGTGGTCCGCGCCGGTCTCGAGGCGGGGTACCTGCTCAACGCCACCGGGCCCTCCACCCTCCGCCTGGCCCCGCCACTCGTCCTGGGGGAGGAGGAGGCCGACCGCCTGGTGGCCGACCTCCCATCGCTCCTGGACGCGGTCCTGCAGGCACACCAGCAACAGCACGATCAGGAGAACTGA